The following coding sequences lie in one Crassostrea angulata isolate pt1a10 chromosome 10, ASM2561291v2, whole genome shotgun sequence genomic window:
- the LOC128164933 gene encoding uncharacterized protein LOC128164933: MYMYFHSFTTSKDLKMVTKVMEYRAPLAGHVSHISLGESGRLWLSYGDGQLVQTDLQGKRLPKKVSLSKIKTSGGLGFHTVTKDGELVYTNKDNKTIMRVTPDNRITLFIDTGDFKPLAIHSSRINGDFLVGMMKDKKAIVRRYNKTGKVIQRLGKRRQLFNYPHFITENINGDICTSDYNKRAVVVVNKYGRYRFSFTGHDQKSVFRPSGICTDILGRIIVCSTKVVDILDGNGQWLCALKGEKYFPRIAPEEKNPSQCSVCVDDENNQPEEKKECTCTYSPRSVCVDDENNLHVGLCETNNVVVFKYLQ, from the coding sequence atgtacatgtactttcacagTTTCACAACTTCCAAAGACTTGAAAATGGTCACCAAGGTCATGGAGTATAGAGCACCATTGGCTGGCCATGTATCTCATATATCACTGGGTGAATCAGGCAGACTCTGGCTCAGTTATGGTGATGGGCAACTTGTCCAAACAGATCTACAGGGGAAGCGACTACCGAAGAAGGTATCTCTATCGAAGATAAAAACAAGTGGTGGCCTGGGATTTCACACCGTCACGAAGGACGGAGAACTCGTCTATACAAACAAAGACAACAAAACTATTATGAGGGTAACACCAGATAATAGGATTACTTTGTTCATTGATACAGGAGACTTCAAACCACTCGCCATACACTCGTCACGTATCAACGGGGATTTTCTGGTGGGGATGATGAAGGATAAAAAAGCCATTGTTAGGAGGTACAACAAGACAGGAAAAGTAATACAGAGGTTAGGCAAAAGACGACAACTGTTTAACTATCCACACTtcatcacagaaaacatcaacGGTGATATCTGTACATCGGACTACAACAAACGGGCCGTAGTGGTCGTCAATAAATACGGACGGTACAGGTTCTCCTTCACAGGCCATGATCAGAAGTCAGTGTTTCGTCCCTCTGGTATCTGTACTGATATCCTCGGTCGTATCATTGTCTGTTCTACCAAAGTTGTCGACATCCTCGATGGGAACGGCCAATGGCTATGCGCATTAAAAGGGGAAAAATATTTTCCTCGTATTGCAccagaagaaaaaaacccctccCAATGTAGTGTGTGTGTGGATGATGAGAACAATCAaccagaagaaaaaaaagaatgtacatgtacttactctCCTCGTAGTGTGTGTGTGGATGATGAGAACAATCTCCACGTGGGACTATGTGAGACCAACAATGTAGTGGTGTTCAAATATCTACAGTAA